The genomic stretch AATAACAAAGAGGGTTTTAAGAGATGTCTTAAAGGTAAAGGCGAAGAGAAGAAATTTAATGAGGAGTTGAATAAATGGAAGAACCTTAAGGCTTATGAAGATACGAAATATTTATAAGACCTCAGAGGTATAGACGTTATCTAATGGGCCTGTAAATGAGATTTAAACGGCATTTAGAACGTAATGGTTTGCTAAGAAATTTTAATGATATATTTAGTGCAAAAATCGTTAGGGAATATAAAACTTCACTTAAAGTATAAAAATATTTCCTAGACTCGATATGAACTAAAGAAGCGTATTTGGTTTCATCGAAGGTCTTTGATGTAATAGGGACTAAAAACGCGAATATGAGGAAGTATATTTGTAAATAGAAAGAAGACAGCAATCTATCCTACTGGCTACGAGCCTGACATCATAGTGAATAACTTTAAACAATTATACGAATTGGGTATTGCAATATAAGTGATAAGAGGTATTTATGCTTTATAAGATGTTATGATTTTTAATACTAATTCTTAAACTTACTTAGGTTAAAGATAAGTCCCCATTCTTTTATACTTCACTAGCTAACAAGTTTATTTAATCACAAATAGTAAAATCTTTAACTTCTATGTTTCAATGATTATACATTACTTTTAATTAACGGGTTTGGGATCTTAGTATTATAAAACGAAGTGATACTTCATAGCGATCTATTAAGTTAATAATGGCACAATGTTAAGATTGATCTCAATTAACTCTGAATTTATATAATTTTACTATATCGAAATGGATTATTATAATCTTAAACTATTAAAAACATAAAATCAAAGGATTGCTGCCAAGAGCCTTTCAATATTTTTATATTTTAGTTAATTATATCTTAAGAATTTTTTATTCAATTTATCTTATTCATTATACTGCATAAGTTTATAAGAATTAAGGGGGATTGTATATTGCGAGTGAAATAAAGCAAGTGCTTGTAGATCAGAAATTAAGATTAGAAAGAAAATTAGAAAGGGAGAGAATTATAGAGAGATATTTCGAATTTGAAAAAATCTTTTGTAACCTAATATTTTGGCAATACTTGGGATCAGAAGAAGTGGTAAATCGACATTAGCTGAAATATTATTAAGGGGGAAGGATTTCGGGTACGTAAATTTTGATGATGATAGATTAGCAGGGATAAGAGTTAAGGATTTACATAGGTTGGAAAAAGTTATTTATAAGTTATTTGGTGAAGTGGAATATTTCCTTTTTGACAAGGTTCATAACGTAGAAATCTGGGAATTATTCGTAAGTAGGTTAAGAGAAGAAGGTAAAAAAAGTTATAACCGGAATTCAAAAATGCTTTCTGGTGAACTTGCAACTGCATTAACTGGAAGACACGTAAACTTTACCTTATTTCCCTTCTCTTTTTCAGAATATCTTAGGTTTAAGGGAGTTAAAATTGAAAGAGTATAGCACTTGTCGGAAAATCCGTGCAGACCAAGGAGACCTTGAAAACTTTTTAAAATTAACCCGGATGAAATATGCATGGATAAAAACTCAGAAAAACAAGCGTATTACAAAGCGTTGGAGAATGCAATAATCATAACACTTACCCCACTAGAGGGCTTAAGAAAAAGCACAGCAGCAAAACTAATACTAGGGGGAGTAATAGGTTGCACAGCATCAGAAATAGCACAAGAAATAAACATGGACTATGAGACAACACTAAAAAACTTGGACAAGATAGCAAACACTAGCTTAATAAAAGCAGTAAAGGAAATAGTAAAAGACCACCCAGTACAACTAATAGTAGACGACACACATGACCATAAACAATACGCAAGAGCAATACCAGTATCGAGAAACTGCACACAAATATACTACTGCAGAGAACACAAGAGATACGAACCAGCAATACAACTACTAATAATAGTATTAAAGGACTTGAGAACAAACGAGACTTACATAGTAGCAATAACACCCTACATACCGCAAAAGGTTGCAGAAATACTCAAAGAAAGGGGTGAAGAGGCAGAGTTCAAGACAAAAATCCAGTTATACCTAGAGTTACTACCGATACTCTTAAGTGAGTTCAATGTTGTTATTATCTCCTTCGACTCTTGGTATGTTAATTCTAAGACTCTTTTACCTAATACTGTGGGGGAACTCAAGTCCAACGCGCGGGTCAACGAGGGTGGTAGATCCGTGCCCGTTGGCGAGTTCCCCCAAGGGGAATACCTAGTTGAGTATCTAGGTGTTCCCATAAAGTTACTTGTAGTAGATGATTATAAGGGTTTGGGTAAGAGGTACTTCTTCTCTACTAATGTAAATGATACTTCAGAGGACATAATAACTTCATGGGAGAGTCGTTGTTGGGGTTTTGATTAGGGAGTTAAAGGCGTTGGGGTTGGATAAGGGTTCTTTCCTCACTTGGGTTAGGAATAAGGGTTTCATAACCCTTAAAGCCCTCTCCCTCCTCTTCGTTCTCTCATTCAAATACTCCCTTGGTTTACACCTCGGTGCCAAGAGAATTGCTAGATTGATAAAAACTGTTTATCAAGAATCTGGAGGGATAAAGAAATTGTTTATGCGGAGGAGAAAAACATACACTGCTAAGAGTAAAGTATTTACTACTTCCTCGGAAGGTGTGATTAAGAGGAAATTGGAAAATTATACTAGAGTGGGAGGTTTCCCAGTAGTATTGAAGATCTCTGAGGCTTCATTTTCACACTATTTTCGGATATAGTTTATAATGACGTTGTACGGAGGTTAAAAATAAAGAGGGTTGAATTATTCAAATCATTTGCAGTAAATATTATAAAATATTTCTCTATGAAGTTTCGCTGTCTAGGTTATCTAAAACACTTAAGCTTAGTAATAGTACCGTTGAAGAGTGGTTTAACGGCCTTGTAAATGCTTATGTAATAATAACATCTGAAAGATTTACTGAAAGACCGAGAGAGGGTAATGACATTACCAAAAAAGTTTATGTAATAGATCCTGGTTTTATATCTTCAAGTGCTTTAGATAACTCTAAAGGTAGGATAATGGAGAATTTAGTTGCGTTACAACTATCTATAATAGGAGAAAAAACTGTTTTATGTTAAGAGTAATAATTATGAAATAGATTTTTTAGTAAAGGATAAGGGCGTTATGATTAGTTAATCTCTTAAACGATGCAAGGTTTAAAAATAATGCGGATAGAGTGAAGTGTGTGTCCATAGTGTCGCCATTATGTTATAAATTCATTAGCGGAGTTTATCTCTAGCCAGAGAAGATGCTAAGATAAAGTTCTTGTTCTCCTTATTTTAATATAGAAATATAAATACCATTATGACGACACTATCGACACACACAGAGTGAAGAATAGAAAAAATTTACATGAAATACTACAACAGAAATTTAGTTTAATGAGCTTAAATGAAATAGTAGAGACTTTTCGTAATAATGACATCCCAGTAAGTAAGCTAAATAGTAGAAGAATTTAATTAATAGTAATGAATTAGTAGAGTGAGAGATGTTTAAGAACATTCTAATACCAAAGCTTCCGTTATCTGAATCTTTAAATAATCAAAATGTACCAAATTTAGGAGAAGATACTTTAAGTATATTGAAGAAGTTATGATATTCAGAAAACGAGATAGAGAAAATGATTAAGGGAAAATTACTTTTAATATTTAATAATAAGGAAAGTTATTATATAATAGAATTAAAATCAGTAATGATATTTATAAGAAAATTTCGGTAGTATTCTCGTTGTGATGCAAATCATATTCTCATAATTATTACTCCTTATGGGCTATAAGATCTAGAAATCTAAAATAATGATTCAACTTTGTTGAAGATATTTCCAATCTCTTGATATCACCATTCATGCCACTATTTAGTTTACTTAAGTATTAGTAGTAGCATTTAAATGTTACTATAACAATATAAATTTATGAAAGTTGTAATTTTAGGCGGAGGATTTGCTGGAATATCAGCTAAATTATCTTATCCTAACTCAATACTAATAGATGAAAATGATTTCGTAGTTAATACTCCCAAGTTGATTGAAGTTATAGAGAATACTGACTTAGAAATTTCTCATACACTAATTCGTAGAAAGGTTGATCTTAAAGCTAAAGTTTTAAAGGTCGATTTTAAGGAGAAAGAAGTTATTACAACTGAAGGAAAGGTTAAGTTTGATAAATTAATAATCTCCTTGGGTTATGAACAAGACCTAAGCAAGATAAAGGGAGCTGAGAGTTATGCAATTGGATTCACCCTACAAAGCATAGAGAAAATAAGAAGATTTAAAGAGAAGTCCACTGTAACCATACTTGGAGGAGGGGCTTTAGGTATCGAGTTGGCCGGAGCTTTAAGGAGGAGGGGCTTCAGCGTTAATCTGATAGAGGCAGAAAAGAGATTAGTACCTTATTTACCTTCTAACTTTTCTATGGAAATACAGAAAACTTTAGAAGAACAAGGAGTGAACATTATCTTAAATGGAAAAGTTGATGAGGTAAAGGAAAACGAGGTTATTACAAGTCAAGGAGTAATAAAGACGGATTACACAATATTTTCAGCTGGATTTAGTGGTCCTAGAATAATAAAAGAGCTAGGATTAACAAACAAGAATAACAGAATGTTAGTAGATGAGTATTTAAGATCTGTTGATTACGAGTTTGTTTATGGTGCAGGGGATTGTGCGAATTTTAAATCTGGTTTTATTCCTCAATCAGCCCAAGTAGCTTCTCAAGCTGGAAATGTGGCAATTAGGAATGCTATAGAAGATGATAATATCATTTTCAAACATAACCAAAAGGCTATAGTTCTGAAAGTTGGCGATGAATATATAGGATTATTTAAGGATAGCGTTGTAAAGGGTGCTTTATCGAAGTTGGTAAAGATTTACGCAATAAATAGTTTTGAAAATAAAGTATCTAAGTTAAACACTTTAACTTTTCCTGTTTTCAGTCATAACCTTAGTTAATTATAAAAAACTTATCATTTATTAAAGTCCAGATATAAGTTTATCCCAAGTAGAAAATCGCCTTGCATTTAATGTGGGGGGTCGTTTACGCATCAATTCAAATTTATTAGGATATTTAGATGAGATTATCGCTGCTGAGAAAGTTAAAAAGTATAAACCAGCTAAAGATGTCTATAAATTAGTAGAAGGAGCAATTTTCATTTCCTCTAACCCTTGGGACATAGCTGGAGCACGTAATGCTGGATTACAAGCAATTTACGTTAATAGATACGGTTATAATTTAGAGGAAATAGATATCGAAGATAAAATAAAAATAATTAAATCTTTAAAGGAATTGGTTAAGTAATTTTGTAATTAGCAATATTTTTTAATATAAAATTTTTATAGAATATTGAGTTATGTTAATAAGAGGGTATGATATTGACTGAATACTTTTTTAACAACAGGACAAATTAGCTCCAGCAGCCGTTGTTAACAGTTTCCGATAAATCATGAAGTTTATACTATTTGATATCATTCAAACTAGTAATGAGAGCTATTGGGCTGAGCATGCCGAGGTGTAGTTAATTAATAAGAAGCCTAGAAGATTAAACGAGACAAAGGCTAGGTTTATTTCGAATAATACAAGATTTTCTCAATATTTTTCTATATTTTGCATTTAGAGAAGTTATAAACTCGTTACAGCTATTATGAAAATTAGATATTTAAAAAACAGTTTCTATAGAAATACAATTATATTAATTATTTTCCATTAGTCACTAATTATGACATAATTATTACCTACAAATTTTAGGAAATCGTCTTCATCTTCTTCTGCAATTATGGTTAAATCTATTATTTCTGAAATTTCGTCTGGTAAGGCTGAATGGATTTTAATTAATAGTTTGCTTATCTCGCTCTTATTTAATCCCCTAATAATTAGGGCGAGATCTAAGTCACTTGCACCCATGGTTTTGCCCTTAATAACTGAGCCGAAAACTATTACCTCTTTTACATTAGCTATTTCCCTAGATTTATGTAGAACTGTCTCAGCGATTTTTCTCCAATTTTTCTCCAATAATTCTATTCTCTCTAATCCGAACACCACTTATTCCCCCATATCTTTTTCATTAAATTAATAATCTCCTTAGCAATATTTAAACAAATTTCTGCATCTTCTCTATCTAAACCGTAAGATAAATATTGTCCTCTTGTTCTAGCATTCTATAAAAGTATTAATTCTCCCCTTCTAGACTTAATAAAGTTTTGTATTTCATCTCTTAAAGTTAAAGAAGATAAAATACTAAGTAGTTTCCTAATTTCATGTGTTTCTGGAAATGAATATCCTAAAAATAATATTGTAGCCTTAATTGAAAGTTCCGCAGACATTTGGGCTAATACGCCACTAACGTCATACAAGCCTCTACTTAAAGAATCTTCAGATGCTTTTAGGTATTCTAAAGATCTCTTACATAACACGTAATGTAATTCATGCATAACAAACCTAGACTTACTAATAAAAACAAAAAGTTTTTTATTCATTATCCGTTTAGCTGACCATTATCATCTCCGCTTTAATCTTAAGGAATTGTTTTTACACCATGTTTTTCGGCAGCTTTCCTCAATTTTTCATCATAGGTTGCTAAATTTCCTTTTAATTCCTTAGCTAAGGCTAGAATTATGTAATCATTTAACATTTTTAAAGGTTTACCGTCTTCCTTTAACATTTTTATACCATTTAGTATGGTTTCTGGGCTTTCGCATATAATTTCAAACTCCCTTAACTCTTTAATCTTAGTTTCTATTAAGGAAACATTTGGCGTAAGTTTTGCTAAAACCCATAAGAACTCATAAACTACTATC from Sulfolobus sp. S-194 encodes the following:
- a CDS encoding AAA family ATPase, translated to MAILGIRRSGKSTLAEILLRGKDFGYVNFDDDRLAGIRVKDLHRLEKVIYKLFGEVEYFLFDKVHNVEIWELFVSRLREEGKKSYNRNSKMLSGELATALTGRHVNFTLFPFSFSEYLRFKGVKIERV
- a CDS encoding FAD-dependent oxidoreductase — protein: MKVVILGGGFAGISAKLSYPNSILIDENDFVVNTPKLIEVIENTDLEISHTLIRRKVDLKAKVLKVDFKEKEVITTEGKVKFDKLIISLGYEQDLSKIKGAESYAIGFTLQSIEKIRRFKEKSTVTILGGGALGIELAGALRRRGFSVNLIEAEKRLVPYLPSNFSMEIQKTLEEQGVNIILNGKVDEVKENEVITSQGVIKTDYTIFSAGFSGPRIIKELGLTNKNNRMLVDEYLRSVDYEFVYGAGDCANFKSGFIPQSAQVASQAGNVAIRNAIEDDNIIFKHNQKAIVLKVGDEYIGLFKDSVVKGALSKLVKIYAINSFENKVSKLNTLTFPVFSHNLS
- a CDS encoding nucleotidyltransferase domain-containing protein; this encodes MFGLERIELLEKNWRKIAETVLHKSREIANVKEVIVFGSVIKGKTMGASDLDLALIIRGLNKSEISKLLIKIHSALPDEISEIIDLTIIAEEDEDDFLKFVGNNYVIISD
- a CDS encoding HEPN domain-containing protein, which encodes MHELHYVLCKRSLEYLKASEDSLSRGLYDVSGVLAQMSAELSIKATILFLGYSFPETHEIRKLLSILSSLTLRDEIQNFIKSRRGELILL
- a CDS encoding PIN domain-containing protein, with the translated sequence MIIVDTNVLVYSTFEDSENHSKALEIMEKEDVKIPQIVVYEFLWVLAKLTPNVSLIETKIKELREFEIICESPETILNGIKMLKEDGKPLKMLNDYIILALAKELKGNLATYDEKLRKAAEKHGVKTIP